A section of the Polynucleobacter sp. AP-Sving-400A-A2 genome encodes:
- a CDS encoding DUF86 domain-containing protein: MSRDPQRLQDYLEHILQAITRIQDYCADIDEAGFLESHLIQDAVIRNFEIIGEASKNIDHLFPNLLAATQICHC, from the coding sequence ATGAGTCGTGATCCCCAGCGATTGCAGGATTACTTGGAGCACATTCTGCAGGCAATTACTAGAATTCAGGACTACTGTGCTGATATTGATGAGGCTGGTTTCTTGGAGAGCCACTTAATTCAGGACGCGGTAATACGCAATTTTGAGATTATTGGTGAAGCCAGTAAAAACATAGATCACCTTTTCCCGAATTTGCTAGCAGCAACCCAGATCTGCCATTGCTGA
- a CDS encoding YbaB/EbfC family nucleoid-associated protein has product MMKGGLASLMKQAQQMQEKMKVAQEQLAALEVTGQAAGGLVKVTISGKHEMKRVQIDPGAMDDREMLEDLLVTAYTEAFKQVEAASSQVMSGATAGMPMPPGFKLPF; this is encoded by the coding sequence ATGATGAAAGGTGGCCTTGCGAGTTTGATGAAACAAGCCCAGCAGATGCAAGAGAAGATGAAAGTAGCGCAAGAGCAATTGGCTGCGCTCGAGGTCACCGGTCAAGCGGCTGGTGGTTTAGTCAAAGTCACTATCTCTGGCAAACACGAGATGAAGCGTGTACAGATTGATCCAGGCGCCATGGATGATCGCGAAATGCTCGAAGATTTGCTTGTTACTGCCTATACAGAAGCATTCAAACAAGTAGAGGCAGCTAGCTCACAAGTGATGTCCGGTGCTACTGCGGGTATGCCAATGCCCCCAGGCTTTAAGTTGCCGTTTTAA
- a CDS encoding DUF86 domain-containing protein, with amino-acid sequence MLIAYEMRNALAHGYFKVDLQIVWKTIELDLPMIQAQVSKLINIQ; translated from the coding sequence TTGCTGATTGCTTACGAGATGAGAAATGCCTTGGCGCATGGCTACTTTAAGGTTGATCTGCAAATTGTCTGGAAAACAATTGAGCTGGATTTGCCAATGATTCAAGCGCAGGTTAGCAAGCTGATCAATATTCAATAA
- a CDS encoding TolC family protein, with protein MKRVACVFASLIFASPVFAQINAPIPASVTVQVSQSNDSLSTPPVVSNETTNPANAASLFAPVTKSDTPKIYTKGAPSGPTDMDLRQLWNELKLNNPQLSSLREAYLSAKATVPQINSPANPQVGLVWSGMPVNSPFALGGANTPSAANPGGISNNNSISIAQPFQFPGKKSLASDIANTNAEALLAQSESTYLQLGAQLSTLYYTALASQKQLQVLKESVMRLEMIKNVAKARYANNAAAYVEYLNAQVAQSAAQADQFNVERQLSVALNNINTLVGRHSRERLVLRGDVRRALSSVPTLLELEDYAETSHPSLKSSALQLEAARKGVDLAKKAYLPDFQVIGSSFTPRGPFSANNGAMFYQLELDLIIPLYFFTKERYGVEQAQRNQAAAEAGNISNRQQIVLAVNSAYAGYEQAKNQTQFLKERQVPQADAAYKVGLTQYSNNGQGFNDLLTAQTQLRNLEVQLALSESNLLQAQAVLLVTSGKEPF; from the coding sequence ATGAAACGGGTTGCCTGTGTATTTGCCTCGCTGATTTTTGCCTCCCCTGTATTTGCCCAGATCAATGCTCCGATTCCGGCCAGCGTCACAGTGCAAGTGAGTCAATCTAACGATTCATTATCAACGCCGCCAGTAGTGAGCAATGAAACTACTAACCCTGCAAATGCCGCATCACTATTTGCACCGGTAACCAAGAGCGATACCCCTAAGATTTATACCAAGGGTGCACCATCGGGTCCAACCGATATGGATTTGCGTCAACTGTGGAATGAGCTCAAGCTCAATAACCCACAATTGTCATCATTGCGTGAGGCCTATTTATCTGCCAAGGCAACCGTGCCGCAGATTAACTCACCAGCCAATCCTCAGGTGGGTTTGGTGTGGTCTGGTATGCCGGTGAATTCTCCATTTGCATTAGGTGGGGCTAATACGCCTAGTGCTGCAAATCCTGGTGGTATCAGTAACAATAATTCCATTTCGATAGCCCAGCCATTTCAGTTTCCTGGTAAGAAGAGTTTGGCATCCGATATTGCCAATACCAATGCTGAAGCACTCTTAGCGCAAAGCGAATCTACCTACTTACAGTTAGGTGCTCAGCTATCTACTTTGTATTACACCGCTTTGGCATCGCAAAAGCAGTTACAGGTGCTCAAAGAATCGGTCATGCGTTTGGAGATGATTAAGAACGTAGCCAAAGCACGCTATGCCAATAATGCCGCTGCTTATGTTGAGTATCTCAATGCGCAAGTAGCGCAAAGCGCAGCTCAGGCGGATCAATTTAATGTCGAGCGTCAGCTATCGGTCGCATTAAACAATATCAATACCTTGGTGGGGCGCCACTCAAGAGAAAGACTTGTCTTGCGTGGCGATGTACGTCGCGCTTTGAGCAGTGTGCCAACCTTGCTGGAGTTGGAAGACTATGCCGAAACCAGTCATCCCTCGTTAAAGAGTTCTGCGCTGCAGCTCGAGGCAGCACGTAAGGGTGTTGATCTGGCCAAGAAGGCTTACTTGCCCGATTTTCAGGTGATTGGTTCTTCGTTCACACCACGCGGTCCATTTTCAGCTAACAATGGGGCGATGTTTTATCAGTTAGAGCTTGATCTCATCATTCCGCTGTATTTCTTTACCAAAGAGCGATATGGGGTAGAGCAGGCGCAGCGCAATCAAGCGGCTGCCGAGGCAGGCAATATCTCCAATCGTCAGCAAATTGTGTTGGCCGTCAATAGTGCTTATGCTGGCTATGAACAGGCTAAGAATCAAACCCAATTTTTAAAAGAACGCCAAGTCCCTCAAGCAGATGCTGCTTATAAGGTCGGCTTAACTCAGTACTCGAATAATGGTCAGGGATTTAACGATCTACTGACAGCGCAAACGCAATTGCGTAATCTTGAAGTTCAATTGGCACTTTCAGAGAGTAATCTCTTACAAGCGCAAGCAGTATTGCTGGTGACATCGGGCAAAGAACCTTTTTAA
- a CDS encoding nucleotidyltransferase family protein, with protein sequence MKPSTAMNSHRAQIRSIVEAHHASNARVFGSVASCTDVEGSDLDVLIDPTVETTLFDIGAIRYKLKQLLGVPVDVLTPNALPEKFRGSVIAQALPI encoded by the coding sequence ATGAAACCATCTACTGCTATGAACTCTCACAGGGCTCAAATTCGCTCAATTGTTGAAGCACATCATGCTAGCAATGCGCGTGTTTTTGGGTCAGTTGCTTCCTGTACCGACGTTGAAGGAAGTGATTTAGATGTTTTGATTGATCCAACTGTGGAGACCACTCTATTTGATATAGGTGCGATTCGATATAAATTAAAGCAACTATTAGGTGTTCCGGTAGATGTTTTGACACCAAATGCCTTGCCTGAGAAATTTCGTGGTTCTGTTATTGCCCAAGCCTTACCAATATGA
- a CDS encoding efflux RND transporter periplasmic adaptor subunit, which produces MKDQILSFLKQLADKAKPVTDKALRFGGHRLQLAFASVAGLYWNLSPQNRHRVRLAAVAFAILSIGIVLGRITNVNRSVKIEASDKALKVDKSGILELKLPGIKLNPEIYTFQTAIKVQVPVDIKVPGRLAFNAEKSKVLSARAPGRVERIYAFDGAEVNIGSPVVELYSPEFISAQQEYLLSSKTAKVLESTRTMSDLLGDARITQQAAASRMRNLGAGDADIRSIETTGRTQGNLIMRAPLKGVVVKRNVEPGSVVNSGDVIATLADPKQLWFLGNVFEQDFRFVKPGQKMVLQVEAYPGKEFVAYANYVAPTVDPQTRALLIRANIENDDDLLRPDMYASAKLTTGMADAIVVPQTAVVRIREMRYVITKVGDEAYRRLPVKGYDLNSKTFAITEGVEPGARILAEGAVLLNDRFAKQED; this is translated from the coding sequence TTGAAAGACCAAATTCTTTCTTTTCTAAAGCAGTTAGCCGATAAGGCAAAGCCTGTCACTGATAAGGCCTTGCGTTTTGGTGGTCATCGATTGCAGCTAGCTTTTGCTAGTGTTGCCGGCCTGTATTGGAATTTAAGTCCTCAAAATCGTCATCGCGTTCGTTTGGCTGCTGTTGCATTCGCCATTCTTTCAATCGGTATCGTTTTAGGTCGCATTACCAACGTCAATCGCAGCGTCAAAATTGAAGCCTCTGATAAAGCACTCAAAGTAGATAAGAGCGGTATTTTGGAATTAAAACTTCCAGGCATCAAACTGAATCCAGAAATTTACACCTTCCAAACTGCGATCAAAGTGCAGGTACCAGTTGATATTAAAGTGCCTGGCCGCCTAGCATTTAATGCCGAAAAATCTAAAGTCTTATCTGCGCGCGCACCCGGTCGAGTGGAGCGTATTTACGCTTTTGATGGTGCTGAAGTCAATATAGGCTCCCCCGTTGTAGAACTCTATAGTCCTGAATTTATCTCTGCACAACAAGAGTATTTACTGTCATCCAAAACCGCTAAGGTATTGGAATCTACTAGAACCATGAGTGATTTACTCGGTGATGCCCGCATTACTCAGCAAGCTGCAGCAAGCCGTATGCGTAATCTAGGTGCTGGCGATGCTGATATCAGATCGATTGAAACCACCGGCAGGACTCAGGGTAATTTAATCATGCGTGCTCCCTTAAAGGGGGTAGTAGTTAAACGCAATGTAGAGCCAGGATCAGTAGTGAATTCGGGTGATGTGATTGCTACCTTGGCAGACCCAAAGCAACTGTGGTTTTTGGGAAATGTGTTTGAACAAGATTTTCGTTTTGTGAAGCCGGGCCAAAAAATGGTGCTGCAAGTAGAGGCTTATCCCGGTAAAGAGTTTGTGGCATATGCAAACTATGTAGCTCCCACTGTAGATCCGCAAACTCGAGCTTTATTAATTCGTGCAAATATTGAAAATGATGACGATCTCTTACGTCCTGATATGTATGCTTCAGCAAAACTGACAACAGGCATGGCGGACGCTATCGTTGTGCCACAAACTGCCGTAGTGCGCATACGAGAGATGCGTTATGTCATTACCAAAGTAGGGGACGAAGCCTATCGCCGCCTCCCAGTTAAAGGCTATGACCTAAACAGCAAGACCTTTGCGATTACTGAAGGTGTTGAGCCTGGTGCGCGTATCTTGGCTGAAGGCGCTGTCTTGTTAAATGATCGATTTGCTAAGCAGGAAGACTAA
- the recR gene encoding recombination mediator RecR has translation MARQEAPQDALGRLIEALRVLPGVGPKSAQRMAFYLLQHDRNGAAVLAQSLGEAVETVGHCARCNTFSETQICGTCMDDRRDPSLLCIVETPADQVMVEQTMSFKGNYFVLMGRISPLDGMGPNEIHFDRLLNRIETPDTGVPVREVVLATNFTSEGEATAHYIGEVLKSKGIKVTRIARGIPVGGELEYVDAGTLARALMDRR, from the coding sequence ATGGCACGTCAAGAAGCTCCGCAAGATGCCCTTGGTCGTTTGATCGAGGCATTGCGCGTATTGCCTGGAGTAGGGCCCAAGTCAGCACAGCGCATGGCTTTCTATCTACTGCAGCATGATCGCAATGGTGCAGCGGTGCTGGCTCAGTCATTAGGCGAAGCAGTAGAGACGGTAGGTCACTGCGCCCGTTGTAATACTTTTTCAGAGACCCAAATCTGTGGTACTTGCATGGATGACCGTCGTGATCCATCCCTGCTATGCATTGTGGAAACACCAGCCGACCAAGTGATGGTCGAGCAGACTATGAGTTTTAAGGGCAATTACTTTGTATTAATGGGGCGTATCTCGCCACTCGATGGCATGGGTCCTAATGAAATTCATTTTGATCGGTTACTCAATCGCATTGAAACACCTGACACTGGAGTGCCAGTCAGAGAAGTAGTGCTAGCAACGAATTTCACGAGTGAAGGTGAGGCGACAGCCCACTACATTGGTGAAGTACTGAAATCCAAAGGCATTAAAGTCACCAGAATTGCTAGAGGTATTCCGGTGGGTGGAGAGTTGGAGTATGTGGATGCAGGCACTTTGGCCAGAGCGCTGATGGATCGGCGTTAA
- a CDS encoding carbohydrate porin, which translates to MTHKSYVLLLSLLAALASTTAHAQKAGSGSDQIATFASPIETFPTEGDLFGLPVNFHGQTTYINQRYNNFTSSYSGIRSLSSDKAMSYTWSGTLFMGARIAPDTDIYFNPEVISGVPFSNLNGLGGFSNGEATKANGAQAKMYSARAFARHIINQEGDKVVLENEANQITQTVSSNRVVLTGGQFSTLDIFDDSRYAKDPRVQFMNWGNMTYLAYDYAADARGYSWGLAGEWYVDNWVMRASRMLAPKSPNGRDLNWQIFNTYGDQVEVERQHNITDLPGKVSVLAYRNKMMLARFSDATNYIDQDPSTRQGTQAINNVRNNMQIKTGIGLHGEQALTKDLGIYGRAFTSDGHTETMSFTEADNSISVGMGMNGSSWKRPHDSIGISAMQNGLSSYRRSYLQAGGVSYFIGDYASPSQTISYSPERIGEVYYNATVIKNVLAGLNFQHIINPAYNSARGPVNILSFRIHAEF; encoded by the coding sequence ATGACCCACAAATCCTACGTTCTCCTGTTGAGCTTGCTTGCTGCCCTTGCTAGCACGACTGCGCACGCACAGAAGGCGGGATCTGGTTCAGATCAAATCGCAACCTTTGCATCTCCTATTGAGACCTTTCCCACAGAGGGTGATCTGTTCGGATTGCCAGTCAATTTCCACGGTCAAACCACTTACATTAATCAGCGCTACAACAACTTCACATCTTCGTACTCCGGCATACGAAGTCTGTCCAGCGATAAGGCGATGAGCTATACCTGGTCAGGCACCTTATTCATGGGTGCTCGTATCGCACCAGACACCGATATTTACTTTAATCCAGAGGTGATATCTGGAGTTCCTTTTTCTAACTTAAATGGTTTAGGTGGCTTTTCAAATGGTGAGGCGACCAAAGCCAATGGTGCGCAGGCCAAGATGTATTCTGCCCGCGCCTTTGCTCGCCACATCATTAATCAAGAAGGCGATAAAGTTGTTCTGGAGAATGAAGCCAATCAAATTACTCAGACAGTGAGTAGTAATCGCGTCGTACTGACTGGCGGTCAGTTCTCCACGCTTGATATTTTTGATGACAGCCGTTATGCCAAAGATCCCCGTGTTCAGTTCATGAACTGGGGCAATATGACCTATCTAGCCTATGACTATGCAGCCGATGCCAGAGGCTATAGCTGGGGCTTGGCGGGTGAGTGGTATGTCGATAACTGGGTCATGCGCGCCTCCCGCATGCTCGCTCCTAAATCACCAAATGGTCGTGACCTCAATTGGCAAATCTTCAATACCTATGGTGATCAAGTAGAAGTAGAGCGTCAGCACAACATTACCGATCTGCCTGGCAAGGTCAGTGTTTTGGCCTACCGCAACAAAATGATGTTGGCACGTTTCTCAGACGCTACTAATTACATTGACCAAGATCCCAGCACTCGCCAAGGTACTCAAGCGATTAATAATGTCCGCAACAATATGCAGATCAAAACGGGTATTGGTTTACACGGCGAGCAGGCTCTCACGAAAGACCTTGGCATTTATGGCCGCGCCTTTACCTCTGACGGTCATACCGAAACAATGTCTTTTACTGAGGCAGACAATTCCATATCTGTGGGCATGGGCATGAACGGCAGCAGTTGGAAGCGGCCGCATGACAGTATCGGTATCTCTGCCATGCAAAATGGTTTATCAAGCTATCGTCGCAGCTACCTGCAAGCAGGAGGTGTGTCTTATTTCATTGGCGACTACGCTAGCCCAAGTCAGACGATTTCCTATTCACCTGAGCGGATTGGTGAGGTCTATTACAATGCTACGGTGATTAAGAACGTGCTTGCAGGTTTGAACTTCCAACACATCATCAATCCGGCTTATAACTCGGCACGTGGGCCGGTCAACATCCTGTCATTTAGGATTCATGCCGAGTTTTGA
- a CDS encoding efflux RND transporter permease subunit: MSAFTSFIRGVLEKRVLVIVGSVVLLGLGMFSLSKLPIQPYPGVAPLTIQAISQWPGRSTTEVEQQVTIPVENALAGIPGLQAFRSVSLFGLSVVTLKFDDTTDPFRARQRFITSLSNVAFPPGVTSSVSPDSDATGEIMRYEVKSDYASSTQLKTLQNYDIYKALKQTPGVADVSSFGGKVRQYQVIVSPESLQSKGVTVNELITALTNANSNTGGGLLPSGEQQFVVRGVGLLKNIDDIKRVVITIRNNVPVRIGDVARVEIGNAPRLGLFQFNDNPDSVEGIVYLRRGEDATQVLARVRTTVDNINRQVLPPGIQVKPFYDRQVLLDITIGTVKHTLFFGISLVLAVLFFFLGNLRAAAVVAAVIPLALCVSFIQMHLWSVPANLISLGAIDFGVIVDSAVILTENVMRHLEQGGKRLNQSIILATSEVQRAMIYSTGIIIVAYSPLFFMGGVEGIIFKPMAFTMGFALIAAVILSLTFLPAMISLVFGENLQHKQPGFMTKLLNAYKPLLRKWMDRPLTVVSVAVFVLGLTLLSVTRLGTAFLPTLEENNIWLRVTLPNTVDLDYSVKVANQLRETFLKQPEIDKVAAQIGRPDDGTDSTGVFNQEYGLYLKSPDKMPKGTSKKDLIAHLEMELNKIPGITYSFSQYIQDNVNEALSGVKGENSVKIYGTDLEVLDQKAHEVIDQLKKVRGVADEGILKELGQPTLNIQIDRERAARYGINVNDIETVVANAIGGAAVTNLLEDEKTFGIAIRLNEGSRNDIADIGHLLVDSPNGASIPLSMVATVQLSDGPFFIYREAGKRYIAIKFSVRGRDLGSAVEDAQFLVEKNITLPPNYSISWDGQFNQMKQAQKKLMLIVPLALLGIFLLLVSAFGNFRDAVIVMINVPFAAIGGVLALHLAGETLSISAFFGFLSLFGIAIQDGVILISFINKTAVMEHGEMKDVMVEGASLRVRPVLMTAALSGLGLLPAALSHSIGSEAQRPLALVIVGGMVTTTILTLLVLPVIYGWFRGRALTKMAKA; the protein is encoded by the coding sequence GTGAGCGCTTTTACCTCCTTTATCCGAGGCGTACTTGAGAAACGCGTACTAGTTATCGTTGGCTCAGTCGTACTCCTCGGCTTGGGAATGTTCAGTCTTTCTAAACTACCAATTCAGCCATACCCAGGAGTAGCGCCATTAACTATCCAGGCGATTTCACAATGGCCCGGTAGAAGTACAACTGAGGTAGAGCAGCAAGTCACCATCCCCGTTGAAAATGCATTAGCAGGAATTCCGGGCCTTCAAGCTTTCCGCTCAGTTTCCTTATTTGGCCTATCGGTTGTCACACTCAAGTTTGATGACACGACAGATCCATTTCGGGCACGCCAACGTTTTATTACCAGCTTATCTAATGTTGCTTTTCCTCCAGGAGTCACTTCAAGCGTCAGTCCAGACTCCGATGCCACTGGCGAGATCATGCGTTACGAGGTGAAGTCGGATTACGCATCTTCCACCCAATTAAAAACATTACAGAATTACGATATTTACAAAGCCTTAAAGCAAACTCCTGGTGTGGCTGACGTCTCTTCATTTGGGGGCAAGGTACGTCAGTATCAGGTGATTGTTAGTCCGGAAAGTCTGCAATCTAAGGGTGTGACTGTTAATGAACTCATCACCGCCTTAACCAATGCTAATAGCAACACTGGTGGTGGCTTATTACCTAGTGGCGAGCAGCAATTTGTGGTGCGCGGTGTAGGCTTGCTGAAAAATATTGATGACATTAAGCGTGTTGTGATTACTATTCGCAATAATGTGCCAGTTCGAATCGGTGATGTCGCTAGAGTCGAGATTGGTAATGCACCGCGCTTAGGCTTATTTCAGTTTAATGACAACCCAGACTCTGTAGAGGGCATCGTTTACCTCCGTCGTGGCGAAGATGCTACTCAAGTGTTAGCGCGTGTCCGCACTACGGTTGACAATATTAATAGGCAAGTTCTTCCACCTGGTATCCAAGTAAAGCCTTTCTATGACCGACAGGTGCTCTTAGACATCACTATTGGCACCGTGAAGCACACCCTGTTTTTTGGTATCTCCTTAGTATTGGCAGTGCTATTTTTCTTCTTGGGTAATTTGCGGGCAGCAGCAGTGGTTGCGGCGGTAATCCCTTTGGCGCTTTGTGTATCGTTTATTCAGATGCATCTCTGGAGTGTGCCGGCCAATCTAATTTCCCTGGGCGCCATAGATTTTGGAGTCATCGTTGACTCTGCCGTCATTCTGACCGAGAACGTGATGCGCCATTTAGAGCAGGGTGGCAAGCGCTTGAACCAAAGTATTATTTTGGCCACTAGTGAAGTGCAGCGTGCCATGATTTATTCGACAGGCATCATAATTGTTGCTTACTCTCCACTATTCTTTATGGGCGGAGTGGAAGGAATTATCTTTAAGCCCATGGCATTTACTATGGGCTTTGCTCTCATTGCGGCTGTGATTTTGAGTTTAACTTTCCTACCAGCAATGATCTCTTTAGTATTTGGTGAGAACTTACAGCACAAACAGCCGGGTTTTATGACCAAGCTTCTCAATGCATATAAGCCTTTGTTGAGAAAATGGATGGATCGCCCGTTAACAGTGGTATCTGTTGCGGTATTTGTTCTGGGTCTGACCTTATTGAGTGTGACTCGTCTGGGAACCGCATTCCTGCCCACTCTAGAAGAAAATAATATTTGGTTACGCGTAACCTTACCAAATACAGTGGACTTAGATTACTCCGTCAAGGTGGCTAATCAATTGCGTGAAACATTCTTAAAGCAGCCTGAAATTGATAAGGTAGCCGCTCAGATTGGTCGCCCTGATGATGGTACTGACTCCACCGGTGTATTTAACCAAGAGTACGGCCTCTATCTCAAGAGTCCCGATAAGATGCCAAAAGGCACTAGTAAAAAAGATTTGATTGCCCATTTAGAAATGGAGCTCAATAAGATACCCGGCATCACTTATAGTTTCTCGCAATATATTCAGGACAACGTAAATGAAGCCCTCTCAGGCGTGAAGGGTGAGAACTCCGTCAAGATATATGGCACAGACCTAGAGGTTCTAGACCAAAAAGCCCACGAGGTGATTGACCAGCTGAAGAAGGTGCGCGGTGTTGCTGATGAAGGTATTTTGAAAGAGCTTGGTCAACCAACCCTCAATATTCAGATTGATCGTGAGCGCGCCGCTCGCTACGGGATTAATGTGAATGACATTGAGACGGTAGTGGCTAACGCTATTGGTGGAGCCGCAGTCACCAATCTCTTAGAAGATGAAAAAACGTTCGGTATTGCCATTCGTTTAAATGAAGGCAGTCGTAATGATATTGCAGATATTGGACACCTCTTAGTGGATTCACCAAACGGCGCATCGATTCCTTTGTCGATGGTGGCGACGGTTCAACTCAGTGATGGCCCATTCTTTATTTATCGTGAAGCAGGTAAGCGCTATATCGCAATTAAATTTAGCGTCCGTGGCCGTGACTTAGGTAGTGCCGTAGAGGATGCACAGTTCTTGGTTGAGAAAAACATCACCTTGCCACCAAACTATTCGATTAGCTGGGATGGTCAATTTAATCAAATGAAGCAGGCGCAGAAGAAGTTGATGCTGATCGTGCCATTGGCATTGCTAGGTATCTTCTTATTGCTAGTGAGTGCTTTCGGTAATTTCCGGGATGCAGTGATTGTGATGATCAATGTGCCCTTTGCTGCCATTGGCGGAGTGCTTGCTTTGCATCTTGCGGGCGAGACTTTGAGTATCTCCGCATTCTTTGGCTTCTTATCGCTTTTTGGTATTGCCATTCAGGATGGCGTCATCCTGATCTCCTTTATTAATAAGACAGCGGTTATGGAGCACGGGGAGATGAAAGATGTGATGGTGGAGGGCGCCTCCTTGCGTGTGCGTCCAGTATTGATGACCGCTGCACTATCTGGCTTAGGACTTTTACCAGCCGCTTTATCCCATTCAATTGGCTCTGAGGCTCAACGACCCCTTGCTTTAGTGATTGTGGGCGGTATGGTGACGACGACTATTTTGACTCTCTTAGTCTTACCAGTAATATATGGATGGTTCCGAGGTCGTGCATTAACGAAGATGGCAAAAGCCTAG
- the dnaX gene encoding DNA polymerase III subunit gamma/tau, with translation MTALALARSWRPKTFSQLVGQDHVVKALTHALDQGRLHHAWLFTGTRGVGKTTIARIMAKALNCTGEDGQGRMTSEPCGKCPACLEIDAGRFVDYIEMDAASNRGVDDIASLLEKAAYAPSNARYKVYMIDEVHMLTNHAFNAMLKTLEEPPEHVKFILATTDPQKIPVTILSRCLQFNLKQMPVPLIVEHLEKVLAAEKVECETNALRVLAKAAQGSMRDALSLTDQAIAYAAGKVSEEAVRGMLGTLDDAYLIKILDALIAKDGATLLAISNEMGERSMSFSLALADLSSLIQKIAAAQIVPESVLEDWPEAAEIHRLASELTKEEAQLFYQISITSRPDLSLAPDEQTGFAMTLLRMLAFRPGNETPGRVGSNSSNSGNPTPPVAPAPRSPRPANQTAAPVRSAPAASAPAPVPAAKPAASASSSDRPDWHTLMRQLPVKGLVQQLAFQTELQNWEDSSAGVRATVVTPMPQLASEASIGRLADALTAHFGKPVKVVIEKGEVEGKTVAKVDAKIHQEKRLNAEQMIAQDPFIQQLEKEFGAKVVGGSVKPI, from the coding sequence ATGACAGCATTGGCTTTAGCCCGCTCGTGGCGCCCTAAAACTTTCTCCCAATTGGTAGGACAAGACCATGTGGTCAAAGCTCTGACCCATGCCTTAGACCAGGGTCGACTACACCACGCTTGGCTCTTTACAGGCACTCGCGGGGTCGGAAAGACCACCATTGCCCGAATTATGGCCAAAGCCCTCAATTGCACCGGGGAAGATGGCCAAGGTCGCATGACCTCAGAACCTTGCGGAAAATGCCCAGCTTGCCTAGAAATCGATGCAGGACGCTTTGTTGACTATATTGAGATGGATGCTGCAAGTAATCGCGGGGTAGACGATATTGCCTCTCTATTAGAAAAAGCAGCCTACGCACCGAGTAATGCACGTTACAAGGTTTACATGATTGACGAGGTGCACATGCTCACCAATCATGCCTTTAATGCCATGCTCAAAACGCTCGAAGAGCCGCCTGAACATGTGAAGTTCATACTTGCCACAACTGATCCTCAAAAGATTCCAGTCACCATTCTGTCGCGTTGTTTGCAGTTCAATCTCAAGCAAATGCCAGTTCCGCTCATCGTTGAGCATCTAGAAAAAGTACTCGCCGCAGAAAAAGTCGAATGTGAAACTAATGCACTGCGTGTTTTAGCAAAAGCGGCGCAAGGCTCTATGCGCGATGCGCTATCACTGACTGATCAAGCCATCGCCTATGCTGCTGGCAAAGTATCTGAAGAAGCCGTACGCGGCATGCTCGGCACCTTAGATGATGCTTACCTCATTAAAATTCTAGATGCACTGATTGCGAAAGATGGCGCAACACTATTGGCCATCTCCAATGAGATGGGTGAGCGCAGCATGTCTTTCTCATTAGCGCTGGCCGACCTCTCTAGTCTCATTCAGAAAATCGCCGCGGCGCAAATCGTTCCTGAGTCAGTATTAGAAGATTGGCCAGAAGCAGCAGAGATTCATCGCTTAGCAAGCGAACTGACAAAAGAAGAGGCTCAACTCTTCTATCAAATTAGCATTACCAGCCGCCCCGATTTATCACTCGCACCAGACGAGCAAACGGGCTTTGCCATGACTCTCTTGCGGATGTTGGCCTTTCGTCCCGGTAATGAAACTCCAGGCAGGGTAGGTAGTAATAGCAGCAATAGCGGCAACCCCACACCACCAGTAGCCCCAGCACCCCGATCACCTAGACCGGCAAATCAAACTGCTGCCCCAGTCAGGTCTGCACCTGCAGCATCTGCTCCAGCACCAGTACCAGCAGCTAAGCCCGCTGCATCAGCCTCTAGTTCTGATCGTCCAGACTGGCACACCTTAATGCGTCAGTTGCCCGTTAAAGGTCTAGTGCAACAGTTAGCGTTTCAGACAGAGTTACAAAATTGGGAAGATTCATCAGCAGGCGTGCGCGCCACAGTGGTGACACCGATGCCGCAATTAGCTTCAGAAGCTTCTATTGGTCGTCTTGCAGATGCACTGACTGCACACTTTGGCAAGCCAGTGAAAGTAGTCATCGAAAAGGGTGAGGTTGAAGGCAAGACCGTAGCTAAAGTCGATGCCAAGATACACCAAGAGAAAAGACTCAACGCAGAGCAAATGATTGCGCAAGATCCATTTATTCAGCAATTAGAAAAAGAGTTTGGAGCCAAAGTAGTGGGCGGCTCTGTTAAGCCAATCTAA